AACTGTTATTCTTAAAATTAAGGTAGTTGAAATCAGTAATTATATTACTGTTCCTTAATTAACGGTAATAATTAGATATCATTAACTCATATATGGATAAAACtggtaactgaaatttgaatttcaaaaaaaataatatatacaagtcaaattttattttatgtaatatttgatTGAAGATCTGGAAACGAAAAAGGTTCTAGTGctgaaaaaaatttcttcaaaaaaaatttcaaatagcAACAAAATTGTTCTACATACgttcttcaaaaatttaaaaagcaaCATGAATATCCCAATATTGCTGTGGCATTCTGAAATTTAGGAGTCAGAAACTAGTTATAagtcatacaaaagtgacgcaataaTTATTTCGGAAAGtattactttcttgaaattgatttctaCTATCACCATGGAGTTGGATATAGACGAAGTGCGTAAAAAATTGAAGTGAAATATGTGGTTGAAGGAAACTCTTCTCCAATTGTAATAAGAAACGACAATGGAGTGAGAGTTTACGTTGAGTTAAAGAAACAACTTGCTGGTTTGGTTAATTTTCCGCTTTGTATTTCAAGTTGCGACAAAGCCAATAGTGAAATAGAGTTTGATAAAATCACTGGTTCTATAATGTGTATCGAGTGTAGTGAATATGATTCGGTTGCGTTAACAATTGTTGAAATGGATAATCAGTATGCTCTATATGTGGCTAAAATGGAAGTTAAAAACTTCATTACTGATTGtaagaatactgaaataatgGTGAGTCAGATATACAAGGATAAGGAAACTCTTGTTTCAGTAATGGCTAGACACACAATAGCGAATGGATTCAACACAAAAGCGAAACGATCCGACAAAAAAAGGTATGATGTCAATTGTATCTCCTGATCTTATAACATattgagtttttttatttaagaaatttatgttatgTATTTTTGTTAACTGTTAATATGTAATGCTATCATACGAATGTATAATGTGATATTTTATGTGTTGGGTAATGTATAATTAAATTGTGTCAGGCGAAGAAATGTATGTTGCATTGGTTTAATAGATTGTGAACTCGTTTGTCTGTTATTACTGTATTTTTAAGTAAAAATTTTGAATGTATAATTTAAATTATACATTACAgagatatgtataatatattgtGACATtgaaagtttttgttttttttttattaatattttaacttttattatttctgttttatacattgattaagtttttatttattgttgCAGATAtctactgataacatgaatacatactttatgaaatttaattctttgattaatgtgttgtattatttgattttttttatttaaaaaaagtatGTATAATGTAGATTATACATGCAGAGAAATGTATAATATTACTGGGCAGTTGCtggaattaatttattttctttatattttcaagattaatACTTTTAGTTAATACAATGACtaagtttttatattttgatgcagCTATGTACTCATTTGTCATAACGAAGATTGTCAGTGGGTCATGAAGGCCTCTTGTATGAATGAATCGAAATTGTTTgtgattaaaatatttatttcggAGCATAGTTGCAGTCTTAGGGACCGAGTGCTGAATAATATGGTTGCGACAAGTaattttgtgagtgaatttacTGCTCCAAAATTAATCAATCACAAAAGAATACACACCCCCGCGGACATTATCGAAGAGATGAAAGTTATTTATGGAGTCGATATTAACTACATGAAAGCATGGCGCGCAAAAGAGAAGGCGATTGTGATGCTTAGAGGTGGACCAGCAGATGGATATAGAAAAATACCccgttatatatatatgttgaaccaAGTGTATCCCCAATCGCACATTCAGATGCATAAGGCAACAGATAACGAGTTTAAAGACTTGTTTATTGCATTGCGTTCGATGATTaggggttttgaattttgtagacctgttgttgttgttgacggGGCATATTTAAGCGGTCCATATGAAGGAACATCTGTATCAGCAAGCACATTAGATGGTGTAGGTACTGtgcgtttaattttttttgtgttgtactttttttttgttttgttatttactatatattatattatcttatacattgatgttttatttataataaatcaaaaattgagtttatttttttaaaaattattgactTTTTTAGTTTATATGTTGGTTGTATTCTGACATTAGCTTACGGTGTTGTTGATTCAGAGAATGACAACGCGTGAATTTGGTTTTTTCAAAAGTTTCGAGAGGCATTTGGTGAAAG
This portion of the Capsicum annuum cultivar UCD-10X-F1 unplaced genomic scaffold, UCD10Xv1.1 ctg52306, whole genome shotgun sequence genome encodes:
- the LOC124892946 gene encoding uncharacterized protein LOC124892946, translated to MCIECSEYDSVALTIVEMDNQYALYVAKMEVKNFITDCKNTEIMVSQIYKDKETLVSVMARHTIANGFNTKAKRSDKKSYVLICHNEDCQWVMKASCMNESKLFVIKIFISEHSCSLRDRVLNNMVATSNFVSEFTAPKLINHKRIHTPADIIEEMKVIYGVDINYMKAWRAKEKAIVMLRGGPADGYRKIPRYIYMLNQVYPQSHIQMHKATDNEFKDLFIALRSMIRGFEFCRPVVVVDGAYLSGPYEGTSVSASTLDGVDIERGTCKCGRYQIDEIPCPHEIVVLKSKNVDVKDYGRYCSELYKPQTTVKTYELPIVPMPDKKDWNVPCFVGDEEVLPPK